The genome window TCCACTTTTTCGGGGGAAGACCAGATATTAGCGGTGCTGGTCTAAAATTAGTCGAAAAAACTCGTCGAACGATGTATGTTTCAGCATTTACCACTCCTGAATTGGACAGCGACTTGGATGACTTCATACAAAAAAACAGAAATGAAAAAATCGAAGATTTGTGGAATGATGTCAAACAACTTATTTCTGAAAAAAAATTCCTCCCACGGAATGTTGATGAACTAATTAATGATATAAAAAACATAAGATGTAAAAATGGACAAAACAAAAATTTAAGGGAGTTTGAGATAAACCAAAAAATCGCAGAAATCGTAATCGACGACCTAAACATGCGTGGTGAATTTTATCGAAACGAGAGTGAAGTATTTTTTTTTGATAAAGTTAGAAAACATTTATGCAAGATTTCTTCGGGCGATTTAGAATGTAAATTGTTACTTGATAACCTTGGCTTAAATCGTTCAGAGAGACTTTTCAATTATATATCAGAAGCTATCCATGCCTTTGGGTATAAAAATGGGAAGGTGACTAAGATTCATACCACTTCCTTTTATGACAGTACAAATAACATTTCATACCTTTATAACCATGATAGTCAAATCTATCGAATTACTCCAAATTCCGTTGATCTGGTGGACAACGGCACTGACGGCATTTTATTTTTACAAAAACAAAAGACAGATCCTTTCAAATTTTTAGAGTTTGATAATAATCAAACTTTCAGTTGGTTAGATAGAGATTTCATCTCAGATATCAATTTCGACACATCATCAAACTCAGTCGAAGATGTTCAATTATTGCTAAAAGTATGGTTATATGCACTTTTTTTCGAGAGCATTATGCCTACAAAACCAATCCTTACCTTCATTGGACCAAAAGGATCAGGAAAGAGTTTTGTTCAACGGTTAATTGGAATAATTTTATTTGGACGATACTTCAATGTTACACCTGTTGAACATAATCAAAAGGATTTCGATGCTGCGGTATCAAATTCATACTATATGGTTTTGGATAATGTTGAGAATTCTCCGACTTGGTTACAAGATCGTTTGGCTGTTCTATCCACTGGCGGTACTCTCAGAAAACGGTTGTATTATACCACCAATGAAGAAATAGACATCTCACTGCGTTGTTTTTTAGCTATTAATGCTATAGAACGGCTTTGTTGCATAATTCAACTAAGTGTGATCTACCTTGCCGCCATCGCGCGGATCAGTCGTTCACCATATAACTTTTAGGCATTCCCAAATGCGTCATTTTGTTCAATACCGAGCAGCGAATAAAAGCCTCAGTTGCCTGATGCTCAAACAGCCGGTTGCTCAAGCTGTCTCCAAAGAGGGTTTTCAATCGGTACATGACATTTTCGGCAATGCTGCGACGGTGATAACCGCTGGTTTTCTTCCAGGCTGCCTTGCCCATTTTCCTTATCGCTCTGAGAATTTCATCCCTGGGCAACGTCGCTTTTGCAGTGTTTCCATGTTGTCTGATGCGACTCCCTTTTCGAGGTGGTATCGTTGCCTTTGCTCCCCGCTCCGCGATCGCCTCGTGGTTATCCCAACTATCGTAAGCACCGTCACCGCTTACCTGTGCAATCGGCTCTTCGATCGAATTCAACATCTCTGGCAGTTGTTCGCCATCGCCACCATCGGCTTCGGTAAAAATCGAAACCAATATTTCACTACTACCTTCGTCAATGGCCAAGTGCAATTTTCTCCAGGTGCGTCTTTTGCTATAGCCATGTTGTCGTACTTTCCACTCTCCCTCGCCAAAGATCTTCAGCCCGGTAGCATCAACCACTACGTGAAGCGATTGCCCACTATGAGTGCGTGGCAGTTGAACCTCCAGGCTCAGTTGGCGACGGCAAAGCGTACTGTAATCCGGGTTTTTCAAAGGCAGATTCATCAACGTAATCATGGAACCGACCAATCCCTGAGTCGCCCGCAGCGGCAACTTGAAAATGGCCCGCAGGCTCAACGCCGTTTCAATGGCAATATCAGAATAAGTGCCCGGGCGACCACGTTTACCGGTCTTATCAATCGCATTCCATTTTTTGATCGCTGCTTCATTAAACCAAATTGTCAAGCTGCCACGTTCGATCAAGGAACGGTTATAGGACGACCAGTTGGATACTCTATAGGATTTCTTTGCTGCCATGGGATATCACCTGTGTTAATATGATGGCCAAGAATATCCGTGTTTAATCTGAATTATGCAACAATGCCGTTGTCATGCTAAAAGCCGGAGCCGTGATTAAAGATTCCCAATTCTCAATGTATAAGACATATGGGAAACTTCAGACCAATATCCATGGCACAAATAAGGAGATAGTTCAATACGGCTATGCTTTTCCTTTTCCAATTCATATAGTGGAGGATAGCAATGAGTAATAACCCAAGCCATCGTGGACGTTCAGAGCACCCCTCTTATGACGCAAAGAGGAGAAAACGTATTTACATCCCCAAATATCAAGTTATAAAGCTCGCTTGTGAAATTCTGAGCCCTGTCCATATAGGAACCGGGGAGGAAATTCCTGTATATGAATATGTTATATCAGAGGGGATGCTATACAAAGTCAACTTTGACAAAGCTATTTCGCGGTTTTCTGCTGATGAATTAGACAGGTTTAATAGTTTGAATGAGAAGGGGAATTATACCGAGATAAGAGCCTTTCTTGCTGATAAATATGCAGATAAATCATTTCGCAAATCTGTAACACAATTCTCTATCCCAGTTAGCAAAGAGATTGAAGAGACCTACATCGCAAAAATTGGTGATACGGAAAATCAACTAATTATCAATTTAAATCAGCGAAATACACTGTCGCAAGAACCGGTAATTCCGGGAAGCTCTATAAAAGGTGCTATCCGAACGGCCATACTAAATTTATTGGAAAGTCGCTATGAAGGCATAATAGAAGGTAATGCCCAGAAAATTGAGGGAACATTATTACAGGCATTAAATTTTGGACGTGTTGATGCTACCAGAGACCCTTTCAAACATTTAAAAGTTGAAGATGTGCATTTACCTTTAGGCAGCACGAACATTTGTAATGTGCGAAACGGATTACAAGGTGATGACGGTTTTAAAATATACGATATTCAAATGATCCACGAAGTATCTAATTCAACCATTAGTTCGAACCCTGTCAAATTTCATTTGAATATCGTCTTGTCGTCAGAAATGAATGTTTTTGAACAAAAGGGAAAACCGCCATTCCGGATTACCCCTGAGGTTTTAATAAATGCCGTGAGTAAATATTACAAAGAGCGTTTGGAAATTGTAGAAGCTGGTTTTTTCAAAAACACATCCATTCAGGGACAAATTAATGCCATTCATAATGCTGTAAATTTTGATGAAGGAGAATTCTTACTTCGTGTTGGACGTTTTTCGGGCAAGTTGTCCATAACGCTTGATAAACATCGTGTCGGACGTGACCCGAAGTCCAGAAACCTGGCTGATGGTGTTTATCCAATGGGATGGATAAAGTGCAAACGTATTGATACTAACTAAAGGGAGAATCCTGTGCGATTATTATTCATCTTCTTTTTGGCGCTGACGAATGTTGTCGGCTTTTCTCAAACGGACAGCTTAAAAACAGACTTGCTAAAACACGAGATTCGCGATGAAAGACAAAATGAACTGAAGTCATTCAAAAGCGAACTTCGTGATGATGTTCAGGCAAAATTACAGCATTTTAGTAACGTCGAAAACCAAATCCATCATACGATACATTTGTATGCAATAATTGGCGGCGTTTTGCTATCTCTAATTACTTTTATTGGTTATCAAGCCTTAAAGAAGATGGTTCAAAGCGGCTTAAATAAGGAGATTAATAAGGCTTTCTACAAAATTAATCCAATTAACACTCCCATTAAATTACCCAGAAGTAAAATGGATAAACAAGCGAACCTGCTCAAACAACTTGAGTTCACCAACATCACTTACTACAGCGAATTGGGAAATGACTGCACACAAGATGTTGTAGTCTATATGGCAACATCAGATGATGAGGCAAAAGAGTTGGAAGATTTTTTAACTGAGTGGAATCTAAGGGATCGTTATGATGTTGCCTATGTAGTGTTCACAAAAGGTGAACATCTCAACACAGCTTTAAGAACATATGATAATGTAACTTTTGCAAACAACCATTTAAGTTTGGTTCAGGCTATTTTTGTGGCATCCAGAGGGGTTATACCATACTAAAACTAGTTTTATAAATTGTGCTCTTTGACATCAGTCTCACCCGCTATTGGGAAATAGCGCGGTGTGCAATCCTGTCGGTGATAACCGAACAAGATTTATAGACCTGATGATTATGATTGGATTGTGACAAAAAAGACTAAACCGGTTCGCGTATCCATCATACTAACTCAGAATAGACCTGATGATTACGATAGGATTGTGACCTTGATATAGTCGATTCTTGTCTTCCACCGTGACCTCACAGAATAGACCTGATGATTACGATAGGATTCATGAGGCGCATCCATGCCCCTCACCCTGCGGGCTCGCACCAGAGGTGCAAGTGCAAATCCGCTATCCTGTTGAAAACCCCTTCGGGGCGGATTTGTGTGGCTGACAGCTGATTGCTGATTAC of Calditrichia bacterium contains these proteins:
- a CDS encoding IS5 family transposase; protein product: MAAKKSYRVSNWSSYNRSLIERGSLTIWFNEAAIKKWNAIDKTGKRGRPGTYSDIAIETALSLRAIFKLPLRATQGLVGSMITLMNLPLKNPDYSTLCRRQLSLEVQLPRTHSGQSLHVVVDATGLKIFGEGEWKVRQHGYSKRRTWRKLHLAIDEGSSEILVSIFTEADGGDGEQLPEMLNSIEEPIAQVSGDGAYDSWDNHEAIAERGAKATIPPRKGSRIRQHGNTAKATLPRDEILRAIRKMGKAAWKKTSGYHRRSIAENVMYRLKTLFGDSLSNRLFEHQATEAFIRCSVLNKMTHLGMPKSYMVND
- the csm5 gene encoding type III-A CRISPR-associated RAMP protein Csm5, encoding MSNNPSHRGRSEHPSYDAKRRKRIYIPKYQVIKLACEILSPVHIGTGEEIPVYEYVISEGMLYKVNFDKAISRFSADELDRFNSLNEKGNYTEIRAFLADKYADKSFRKSVTQFSIPVSKEIEETYIAKIGDTENQLIINLNQRNTLSQEPVIPGSSIKGAIRTAILNLLESRYEGIIEGNAQKIEGTLLQALNFGRVDATRDPFKHLKVEDVHLPLGSTNICNVRNGLQGDDGFKIYDIQMIHEVSNSTISSNPVKFHLNIVLSSEMNVFEQKGKPPFRITPEVLINAVSKYYKERLEIVEAGFFKNTSIQGQINAIHNAVNFDEGEFLLRVGRFSGKLSITLDKHRVGRDPKSRNLADGVYPMGWIKCKRIDTN